A portion of the Actomonas aquatica genome contains these proteins:
- a CDS encoding type II and III secretion system protein, producing MKRLFQRTLPPVWRPCVAAFTVLLLGAMWLAPLPVAAQSRTETKIRLMADALRARDDGDLEAAERNLLQLVELAPNDPAVTRMLAAVQADLEAERARLRTAGNDTSGEVEYSAPEPQSSNAGQLLAEAREREAAMAAEIAALAAAEEQRQRELLDAARSQLQDARRLAREGRFEAALATLDTAVRSLPENPLTVPVMRELEEEHAMIAEQQAEALVAARARERARSASVVTTSAPQVSVQTVEDPRPMVMSSWEIARERYAAGDFDTAELELKALLEREPDHRGARRLLARIGEERVEAAAALRSQTRQSLMEEVGLSWQRPMVASEPSAGRDDDGDGESPLVRKLSDIRIPSVSFNSVELQRVVSTLSDLSREFDGGDGGRGVNILVIDPQNRRPPVSLTLRDLSLKRVLDFITDSIGYQYEVQADAVVVRPGGETSTLDTEFFPITRSTVIRMTGIGGGLASGGAPVVDDPFSPAPAAAVSAPGGGGEAVALRQFLQQAGVDFEGIAGASLAYDGSAMIVTQTSRNVERIRNILNRYNDVRQVEIEAKFMEVQEGALEELGIQWGVTHGVRGDPRYLATGGTQNRTLNDTFTNTVAGTVGNVFRPARAELRDVDGVVTQEATDELNLPIINNPASLPRALDLGADAGPIADIQGLVGEFDVNAVIRALSRTAGSDLLSAPKVTVLSGNPATITVAQELRYPTSYGEVRSEVGSSSRDSSSAGVTITAGTPRDFETRKVGVELRVTPTVEEDDYSISLDLNPKVTEFEGFVEYGGQSVAISNDTTVTVPSGFYQPIFSTREVSTKVTLWDGATLVMGGLTREEVKTVQDKVPFLGDIPGLGRLFRSEGETTQKRNLLIFVTANLVSPGGSPKKQELRGVAPSSAFQNETVVTPQGPARRQ from the coding sequence ATGAAACGACTTTTCCAGCGAACCCTTCCGCCTGTCTGGCGCCCGTGTGTGGCGGCCTTCACCGTCCTGTTGTTGGGTGCGATGTGGCTGGCCCCGCTGCCGGTGGCCGCGCAGAGCCGCACCGAAACCAAGATCCGGTTGATGGCGGACGCGTTGCGAGCGCGCGATGATGGCGATTTGGAAGCGGCCGAGCGCAACCTGTTGCAGTTGGTCGAGCTGGCCCCCAACGACCCCGCGGTGACGCGCATGCTGGCGGCGGTGCAGGCCGACTTGGAAGCGGAGCGGGCACGGCTGCGGACGGCGGGCAACGACACCAGCGGTGAGGTCGAATATTCGGCACCGGAACCTCAATCGTCGAACGCCGGGCAACTCCTGGCCGAGGCGCGGGAGCGCGAAGCGGCGATGGCGGCGGAGATCGCAGCCCTCGCGGCGGCGGAGGAGCAGCGGCAGCGCGAGTTGTTGGATGCGGCGCGCAGCCAGTTGCAGGACGCGCGACGGCTGGCGCGCGAAGGGCGCTTTGAAGCGGCGTTGGCGACGCTGGATACGGCGGTGCGTTCGCTGCCGGAGAATCCGCTCACGGTGCCGGTGATGCGTGAGTTGGAGGAGGAGCATGCGATGATTGCCGAGCAACAAGCCGAAGCCCTGGTCGCGGCGCGGGCGCGGGAACGGGCGCGAAGTGCATCGGTCGTGACGACCTCGGCCCCGCAGGTTTCGGTGCAGACGGTGGAGGACCCCAGGCCGATGGTGATGAGCAGCTGGGAGATCGCGCGGGAGCGTTATGCGGCCGGTGATTTTGATACGGCGGAACTGGAGTTGAAGGCGCTGTTGGAACGTGAACCCGATCACCGTGGGGCGCGGCGGCTACTGGCGCGGATCGGCGAGGAGCGGGTCGAAGCGGCAGCGGCGCTGCGCAGCCAAACCCGACAGTCGTTGATGGAAGAAGTGGGTCTGTCGTGGCAGCGCCCGATGGTGGCGTCCGAGCCGAGTGCGGGGCGCGATGACGATGGCGACGGGGAGAGTCCGCTGGTGCGCAAGCTGAGCGACATCCGCATCCCCAGTGTGAGTTTTAACTCGGTCGAACTGCAACGCGTGGTGAGCACGCTGAGCGACCTCTCGCGGGAGTTCGACGGTGGCGATGGCGGGCGGGGCGTGAACATTTTGGTGATCGATCCGCAGAACCGCCGGCCGCCGGTGAGCCTCACCTTGCGCGACCTATCGCTGAAGCGGGTGTTGGACTTCATCACCGACTCGATCGGCTACCAATATGAAGTGCAGGCCGATGCGGTGGTGGTGCGACCGGGGGGCGAAACATCAACGCTCGACACGGAGTTTTTCCCCATCACGCGTTCGACCGTGATCCGCATGACCGGCATCGGCGGCGGTTTGGCGTCGGGTGGTGCGCCGGTGGTGGATGATCCGTTTTCGCCCGCTCCGGCGGCGGCGGTGAGTGCGCCGGGAGGCGGCGGTGAGGCGGTCGCGCTGCGCCAGTTTCTGCAGCAGGCCGGCGTCGACTTTGAGGGCATTGCAGGGGCGAGTCTCGCCTATGATGGCTCGGCCATGATCGTGACGCAGACCAGCCGCAACGTGGAGCGCATCCGCAACATCCTCAACCGCTACAACGACGTGCGCCAGGTGGAGATCGAGGCGAAGTTCATGGAAGTGCAGGAAGGCGCGCTGGAAGAGCTCGGTATCCAGTGGGGTGTTACACACGGCGTGCGGGGCGATCCACGTTACCTGGCGACGGGCGGCACGCAGAATCGCACGCTCAACGATACGTTCACCAACACGGTGGCGGGCACCGTGGGCAACGTCTTCCGGCCGGCCCGGGCGGAGCTGCGCGACGTGGATGGTGTGGTGACCCAGGAGGCGACCGATGAACTGAACCTACCGATCATCAACAACCCGGCCTCGCTGCCGCGGGCGCTGGACCTCGGTGCGGATGCCGGACCGATCGCCGATATTCAGGGTCTGGTGGGCGAGTTCGATGTGAACGCGGTGATCAGGGCGCTGTCGCGCACGGCGGGCTCGGATTTGTTGAGCGCGCCCAAGGTGACCGTGCTGTCGGGTAATCCGGCGACGATCACGGTCGCGCAGGAGCTGCGTTATCCGACGAGTTACGGTGAAGTGCGCAGTGAAGTGGGCTCGTCGAGCCGCGACAGTTCGTCAGCCGGTGTGACGATCACGGCCGGCACGCCGCGGGATTTTGAAACCCGCAAAGTGGGCGTCGAGCTTCGGGTGACACCGACGGTGGAAGAGGACGACTATTCGATCAGTCTTGATCTGAATCCGAAGGTCACGGAGTTCGAAGGCTTCGTGGAATACGGCGGTCAGAGCGTCGCGATTTCCAACGACACGACGGTCACCGTGCCCTCGGGTTTTTATCAGCCAATCTTCTCGACCCGCGAGGTGTCGACCAAGGTGACGCTCTGGGATGGCGCGACGCTGGTGATGGGCGGACTCACGCGCGAGGAAGTGAAGACGGTGCAGGACAAGGTGCCGTTTCTCGGCGACATCCCGGGACTCGGGCGCCTGTTCCGCTCAGAAGGTGAGACGACCCAAAAGCGTAACCTGTTGATCTTCGTGACGGCGAACTTGGTGAGCCCCGGAGGTTCGCCGAAGAAGCAGGAACTGCGCGGCGTGGCCCCGAGTTCGGCGTTTCAGAACGAGACCGTGGTGACTCCCCAAGGGCCGGCGCGGCGCCAGTAG
- a CDS encoding ElyC/SanA/YdcF family protein, giving the protein MLLLLKRLAGTLLMPLSLVFLLQLVALSLWSRQRKRAAAATSITGLLLLLLACNEGIADRTLQSLESRHAPLPDGLTQALPAPAPDARYILILGGGHFDTDAMAPTNRLANASLGRLVEGVRLARLLPNTQLLTCGPVPTHGHESHAHVLARAAISLGIDPARITELAEVHDTHDEVHAAQAIIGDAPVLLVTSAWHMPRALGLAHAAGLNATPAPADFVAEPQQHRLSAWFTFSVWGLQRNTLASREYLGLAWTALRGQR; this is encoded by the coding sequence GTGCTGCTTCTGCTCAAACGTCTCGCGGGCACCCTGCTCATGCCCTTGTCGCTCGTATTCCTGCTGCAACTCGTCGCGCTCTCCCTGTGGTCCCGCCAACGCAAACGCGCCGCCGCCGCCACCTCGATCACCGGCCTCCTCCTGCTGCTCCTCGCCTGCAACGAAGGCATCGCGGACCGCACCCTGCAAAGCCTCGAGTCCCGCCACGCCCCGCTCCCCGACGGCCTCACCCAAGCCCTGCCCGCCCCCGCCCCGGACGCCCGCTACATCCTCATTCTCGGCGGCGGTCACTTCGACACCGATGCCATGGCCCCCACCAACCGGTTGGCCAACGCGAGTCTCGGCCGCCTCGTCGAAGGCGTGCGCCTCGCTCGCCTGCTGCCGAACACGCAGCTGCTCACCTGCGGCCCGGTGCCGACCCACGGCCACGAAAGTCACGCCCACGTGCTCGCCCGCGCCGCCATCTCACTCGGCATCGATCCGGCTCGCATCACCGAACTCGCCGAAGTCCACGACACCCACGACGAAGTCCACGCCGCTCAAGCCATCATCGGCGATGCCCCCGTCCTGTTGGTGACCTCGGCCTGGCACATGCCGCGCGCCCTCGGCCTCGCCCACGCCGCGGGATTAAACGCCACCCCGGCTCCGGCCGACTTCGTGGCTGAGCCCCAGCAACACCGCCTCAGCGCCTGGTTCACCTTCAGCGTCTGGGGCCTGCAGCGCAACACCCTCGCCTCCCGCGAATACCTCGGCCTGGCCTGGACCGCCCTCCGCGGCCAACGCTAA
- a CDS encoding 5'-3' exonuclease — MSTWLLVDGFNLAYRCFFAIPELTRSDGFPTNALHGWVKTIWKLEDQEEPEGVLVFFDLGGAQDRLALLPDYKAQREEMPEALSKQIPVIKELTRLMGLGGIEIEGVESDDLLAAQAVALAKAGHTVKIVSSDKDFAQVVDESISMMLPPSPANPRGGWRNMGPAEVEAKFGVVPAKIADFLALVGDSVDNIPGVAGVGPKTAAKWLNAHGDLEGVIAAAGAGTLKPDRFCDVVAADAERLRINLKLTTLNLDLPVQPAVRPATDGPTLVKRLAELEMKGATAEAEKRYGAAQGELF; from the coding sequence ATGTCCACCTGGTTGCTCGTTGATGGTTTTAATCTCGCTTACCGTTGCTTCTTCGCGATCCCGGAGCTGACCCGTTCCGATGGGTTTCCGACGAATGCGCTGCACGGTTGGGTGAAGACCATTTGGAAACTCGAGGATCAGGAAGAGCCCGAGGGCGTGTTGGTGTTTTTCGACCTCGGCGGCGCGCAGGATCGGCTCGCGTTGCTGCCGGATTACAAGGCGCAGCGGGAGGAGATGCCGGAGGCGTTGAGTAAACAGATCCCGGTGATCAAGGAGCTGACGCGGTTGATGGGGCTGGGTGGCATCGAGATCGAAGGCGTCGAGAGCGACGACTTGTTGGCGGCGCAGGCGGTGGCTTTGGCGAAGGCTGGGCACACGGTGAAGATCGTGAGTTCGGACAAGGATTTTGCGCAGGTGGTGGATGAGTCCATCTCGATGATGTTGCCGCCTTCGCCGGCGAATCCGCGCGGCGGTTGGCGCAACATGGGCCCGGCGGAGGTGGAAGCAAAGTTTGGCGTGGTGCCGGCGAAGATCGCGGACTTCTTGGCGCTGGTGGGCGACTCGGTGGACAACATTCCGGGCGTGGCTGGCGTGGGACCGAAGACGGCGGCGAAGTGGCTCAACGCGCACGGCGATCTGGAGGGGGTGATCGCGGCGGCGGGGGCCGGCACCTTGAAGCCGGATCGGTTTTGCGACGTGGTGGCGGCTGATGCCGAGCGGCTGCGCATCAACCTGAAGCTCACGACGCTCAATCTCGATTTGCCGGTGCAACCGGCGGTGCGGCCGGCGACGGATGGGCCGACACTAGTGAAGCGTTTGGCCGAGCTCGAAATGAAGGGCGCAACGGCCGAAGCGGAGAAGCGTTACGGCGCGGCGCAGGGCGAGTTGTTCTGA
- a CDS encoding ATP-binding protein has translation MTTSPPIARRGSAVALLAVFLLAGILVQPIRAQTQAIPAAPAGFLETGVPPFTVLGREALGLRELPSDLHQMPDGRLLIVTPSQIALGDGARWEVFSRSEQDKGLSPLAGVMVASDGRIYAGMEGGFGEVVFLPDGRWSLQQQAAWPTGLPNRIPVPRRCVDVDGTWFWHSESGYVIRWNPGTAAAVVARASTIEAIFAYDGHYYVSDRVVGHLYRIENDGTVTNVDGRSQITPDDAITCTAPFDDKLLVGTYAKGMFLYDGESLTPFVEHSLLGGRSRVVDLHALPGGHYVAALDGFGLVHFDRNGRVRGVFDRSRDPRIARIRHIVPTPSGTFWALLSQGIAQVTLPSSYTSFESLLPAGATSISLHRLDHKLWLLADGKVLRGDYSPENRLRGFTETAAELGFSFSLTTITGEVVIGTDNGIYALREGTWQLVEASIINFRIVNGPSRNGRWLYTADREIGWIRRMADGSYTFERQAVPDFLSSFDSLVDADGVAWLELGAGQLGRLEALPDGQLNLQRLGAEQGVPDAWAQAYLIDDRVAFNISDRLYRYDEVRQLLVPAEEHRRQLSGMRYVVGRPVRDALGRLWVAGDERIHVFNTTTDPWTEVPVDLPDGLRPYYLTPESDGVMWIHSGIQFLRFDPQLTPPSPSDRSALITRVILPNSDLELYNPADTLGSLPYAENSLTIHFAYPDTRLTPPATFEARLSTQDEWSAFGPGGSATFNRLGEGSYHFEVRARRGDEISAADSLDFRILPPWYRSNLAYLSYGIAALALISLAVWSSTLLERRENQRLERLVKQRTAELKESNEQLEEQVEEIRILSQAINQSPVSVLITQVDGTILFVNPRACELSGLREIDLLGRLASSLRQPFDEDDDTVSAEIEACLAEGRTWTGELTNRHADGRLVHVRSSISPIRTAEDKVRFHLILEEDITAWLVEQERHRRLEDQLFQARKLESIGTLAGGIAHDFNNILTGILGNCEIALLDLPEDSPLAADLRDIRKSGLRARDLVSQILTFSRKADSKLVPTDLVAPVSEALKLVRASTPSFIQIAQSLSPGVVLADATQIHQIVLNLCTNAAHAIDGKSGHISVELKPIDIDDELSVEVPELRPGRYMVLIVADDGAGMDAATLERIFDPFFTTKDQGKGTGLGLSTVQGILASHHGTHRVRSTPGVGTTFELYFPITNASSVKTQRAPAESIAEGHSREVLVVDDEESVVQFVATRLTQFGYAPQVHEDPRAALKAYDEAPDRYAALVTDLTMPHLTGADLVQRLRERGSTIPAIVITGYGRENALEKLHTLSNTYVLGKPFSGEELARLLGRALRGDSTPPV, from the coding sequence GTGACTACCTCCCCCCCCATTGCCCGGCGCGGCTCGGCCGTTGCCTTGCTCGCCGTCTTCCTCCTGGCGGGGATATTGGTCCAACCAATCCGGGCACAGACCCAAGCCATCCCGGCCGCTCCCGCCGGTTTTCTCGAGACCGGCGTCCCTCCCTTCACCGTGTTGGGCCGGGAAGCCCTCGGTTTACGGGAGTTGCCGTCCGACCTGCATCAAATGCCCGATGGTCGGCTCCTCATCGTGACCCCCAGTCAGATCGCGCTCGGCGACGGAGCACGGTGGGAAGTATTTAGTCGCTCCGAACAGGACAAGGGCCTCTCCCCGCTAGCCGGAGTAATGGTCGCAAGCGACGGACGGATCTACGCCGGCATGGAGGGCGGCTTCGGTGAAGTGGTCTTCCTCCCCGATGGCCGCTGGTCCCTGCAACAACAGGCCGCCTGGCCCACGGGTTTGCCCAACCGCATTCCCGTGCCCCGCCGCTGCGTGGATGTCGACGGAACTTGGTTCTGGCACAGCGAAAGCGGCTACGTGATCCGCTGGAACCCCGGCACCGCCGCCGCAGTGGTTGCCCGGGCCAGCACCATCGAAGCCATCTTCGCCTACGACGGGCACTATTACGTGAGCGATCGTGTCGTCGGTCACCTCTACCGCATCGAGAACGATGGGACCGTGACCAACGTCGACGGCCGTTCCCAAATCACGCCCGACGACGCCATCACCTGCACCGCCCCCTTCGACGACAAACTCCTCGTCGGCACCTACGCCAAGGGGATGTTCCTCTACGACGGTGAATCCCTCACCCCCTTCGTCGAGCACAGCCTCCTGGGCGGGCGCTCCCGCGTGGTGGATCTGCACGCCCTGCCTGGCGGGCACTACGTCGCCGCGCTGGACGGTTTCGGTCTCGTGCACTTCGACCGCAACGGCCGCGTGCGCGGCGTCTTTGATCGATCCCGCGACCCTCGCATCGCCCGCATTCGCCATATCGTGCCCACCCCATCCGGCACCTTTTGGGCCCTGCTTTCCCAAGGCATCGCCCAGGTCACCCTGCCATCGAGCTACACCAGCTTCGAGTCGCTGCTGCCCGCCGGAGCGACCTCGATCTCCCTCCATCGCCTCGATCACAAGCTCTGGCTGCTGGCCGACGGCAAAGTCCTGCGCGGAGACTATTCCCCTGAAAATCGTCTGCGCGGTTTTACCGAAACCGCCGCCGAACTCGGCTTCAGTTTTTCCCTCACGACCATCACCGGCGAGGTGGTGATCGGCACCGACAACGGGATCTACGCCCTCCGCGAGGGCACCTGGCAACTCGTCGAAGCCTCCATCATCAATTTCCGCATCGTCAACGGGCCATCGCGCAACGGTCGCTGGCTCTACACTGCCGACCGCGAAATCGGTTGGATCCGCCGCATGGCCGACGGCTCCTACACCTTTGAACGACAGGCCGTGCCCGATTTCCTCAGCTCGTTCGACTCGCTAGTCGACGCCGACGGCGTTGCCTGGCTGGAACTCGGTGCTGGTCAACTGGGTCGCCTCGAGGCCTTGCCCGACGGTCAGCTCAATCTGCAAAGGCTCGGCGCCGAACAAGGGGTCCCCGACGCGTGGGCCCAAGCCTACCTGATCGACGACCGTGTGGCGTTTAACATCAGCGACCGCCTCTACCGCTACGACGAGGTGCGCCAGCTGCTCGTGCCGGCCGAGGAACACCGCCGACAGCTCAGCGGCATGCGCTACGTGGTCGGTCGCCCCGTGCGCGACGCCCTCGGTCGTCTGTGGGTCGCCGGCGACGAGCGTATCCATGTTTTCAACACGACGACCGACCCGTGGACCGAAGTCCCGGTCGACCTTCCCGACGGTCTGCGCCCTTACTACCTCACCCCCGAATCCGACGGCGTGATGTGGATTCACAGCGGCATCCAGTTCCTCCGTTTTGATCCCCAGCTCACCCCACCGTCTCCGTCGGACCGCAGCGCGCTGATCACCCGAGTGATCCTGCCCAACTCCGATCTCGAACTCTACAACCCCGCCGACACCCTCGGCTCTCTGCCCTACGCGGAGAACTCGCTCACCATCCACTTCGCTTACCCCGACACCCGCCTGACCCCGCCCGCCACCTTTGAAGCCCGTCTCTCCACCCAGGATGAATGGAGTGCCTTCGGCCCGGGCGGCTCGGCCACCTTCAACCGTCTCGGCGAGGGCTCCTATCACTTCGAAGTTCGCGCCCGCCGCGGCGACGAGATCTCCGCCGCCGACTCCCTCGATTTTCGCATCCTGCCCCCGTGGTATCGCAGCAACCTCGCCTACCTCAGTTACGGCATCGCCGCCCTCGCCCTCATCAGCCTGGCCGTCTGGTCCTCCACCCTGCTGGAACGTCGCGAAAACCAGCGCCTCGAGCGCCTCGTCAAACAACGCACCGCGGAGCTGAAGGAGAGCAACGAGCAACTCGAAGAACAGGTCGAAGAAATCCGCATCCTCTCCCAAGCCATCAACCAGAGCCCGGTCAGCGTGCTCATCACCCAGGTCGATGGCACCATCCTCTTCGTCAATCCACGCGCTTGCGAACTCTCCGGCCTGCGCGAAATCGACCTGCTCGGCCGCCTCGCCTCCAGCCTGCGCCAACCCTTCGATGAGGACGACGACACCGTCTCCGCCGAGATCGAAGCCTGCCTCGCCGAGGGCCGCACCTGGACCGGCGAACTCACCAACCGCCACGCCGACGGTCGCCTCGTCCACGTGCGTTCCTCCATCAGCCCCATCCGCACCGCCGAGGACAAGGTGCGCTTCCACCTCATTCTGGAGGAGGACATCACCGCCTGGCTGGTCGAACAGGAGCGCCACCGCCGTCTCGAAGACCAACTCTTCCAAGCGCGCAAACTGGAATCGATCGGCACCCTCGCCGGCGGCATCGCCCACGACTTCAACAACATCCTCACCGGCATCCTCGGCAACTGTGAGATCGCCCTTCTCGACCTCCCCGAAGATTCCCCTCTGGCCGCCGACCTGCGCGACATCCGCAAGTCCGGCCTGCGTGCCCGCGACCTCGTTTCCCAAATCCTCACCTTCTCCCGCAAAGCCGACTCCAAACTCGTGCCCACCGATCTGGTCGCACCGGTCTCCGAGGCCCTTAAACTCGTGCGGGCCAGCACGCCGTCGTTCATTCAAATCGCTCAGTCCCTGTCCCCTGGCGTGGTGCTCGCCGATGCCACCCAGATTCACCAGATCGTGCTTAACCTCTGCACCAACGCCGCCCACGCCATCGACGGCAAATCCGGCCACATTTCGGTTGAGCTCAAGCCCATCGATATCGACGACGAACTCAGCGTTGAAGTCCCCGAACTCCGCCCGGGTCGCTACATGGTGCTTATCGTCGCCGACGACGGCGCCGGCATGGATGCCGCCACTCTCGAACGCATTTTCGATCCCTTCTTCACCACCAAGGATCAAGGCAAAGGCACCGGTCTCGGCCTCTCCACTGTCCAAGGCATCCTCGCCAGTCACCACGGCACGCATCGCGTGCGCAGCACCCCGGGAGTCGGCACCACCTTCGAACTGTATTTCCCCATCACCAACGCGTCCTCGGTGAAAACTCAACGCGCTCCCGCCGAGTCAATCGCCGAAGGTCACTCCCGCGAGGTGCTGGTCGTCGACGACGAAGAGAGCGTCGTGCAATTCGTCGCCACGCGCCTGACCCAGTTCGGCTACGCCCCCCAAGTGCATGAGGACCCGCGGGCGGCGCTCAAGGCCTACGACGAGGCCCCCGACCGCTACGCTGCTCTCGTCACCGACCTCACCATGCCCCACCTCACCGGGGCCGATCTCGTGCAACGCCTCCGCGAACGCGGTAGCACCATTCCCGCCATCGTCATCACCGGCTACGGCCGCGAAAACGCCCTCGAGAAGCTGCACACGCTCAGCAACACCTACGTGCTCGGTAAACCCTTCTCCGGCGAAGAACTCGCCCGCCTGCTCGGCCGCGCCCTGCGCGGCGACAGCACCCCGCCCGTCTGA
- a CDS encoding response regulator transcription factor, with protein MRSEPKPLILVVEDEEELAKLISVHLEEAGMQAQICGRAAHATRFLKRNFANLMLLDINLPDQSGFALLEELRREDITIPTIFLTGNSLETNKVKGLELGGDDYITKPFGYAELVARIRAVLRRSEARDDLKVTKNARVSDEPFEICGGQVHPGRLEIHFADRVEKIGRKELGILAYLHEHEGIVITRKALIHSVWGIHADVKSRSLDQYIVKVRDLFKRNGSSLDAFRTVHGVGYIFDPSGAADAG; from the coding sequence ATGCGCTCCGAACCCAAGCCGCTCATCCTCGTCGTCGAAGACGAAGAGGAACTGGCCAAGCTCATCTCCGTCCACTTGGAGGAAGCGGGCATGCAGGCCCAAATCTGCGGCCGGGCCGCGCACGCGACGCGTTTCCTCAAACGCAATTTCGCGAACCTGATGCTCCTCGATATCAACCTGCCGGATCAGTCCGGTTTTGCCCTGCTCGAAGAGCTGCGGCGCGAGGACATCACCATCCCCACCATTTTCCTCACCGGCAACTCCCTCGAGACCAACAAGGTGAAAGGACTCGAGCTCGGCGGCGACGACTACATCACCAAACCCTTCGGTTACGCCGAACTCGTCGCCCGCATTCGCGCCGTGTTGCGCCGATCCGAAGCCCGGGACGATCTGAAGGTCACCAAAAACGCCCGGGTGAGCGACGAGCCGTTCGAGATTTGCGGCGGGCAGGTCCACCCGGGACGCTTGGAAATCCACTTTGCCGACCGCGTGGAAAAAATCGGCCGCAAAGAGCTGGGCATCCTCGCCTACCTCCATGAGCACGAGGGCATTGTGATCACCCGCAAGGCGCTCATCCACTCCGTCTGGGGCATCCACGCCGACGTAAAGAGCCGCTCGCTCGATCAATACATCGTGAAGGTGCGTGACCTGTTCAAACGTAACGGCAGCTCCTTGGACGCCTTCCGCACCGTGCACGGCGTCGGCTACATATTTGACCCCTCCGGCGCAGCGGATGCGGGCTGA
- the hisG gene encoding ATP phosphoribosyltransferase, giving the protein MLGLPKGSLEESTKALFAKAGWKIKTSSRSYRPSIDDPELDGRFVRAQEVSRYVESGFFDCGLTGWDWVRENESDVVEVCDLIYSRASTLKSRWVLCVPEDSPVQKAEDLAGKRVATELMGTVQRYFAEKGVDAKVEFSWGATEVKVPDLVDAIVDITETGSSLRANKLRIVDTLLETNTKLIANKASWANPEKRKKIETIAMLLQGALEAESKVGLKMNLPEASLDAVVKELPALRNPTISQLNAAGWVALETVIDEKVARQIIPQLKALGAEGIVEYPLNKVVY; this is encoded by the coding sequence ATGCTCGGACTGCCGAAGGGCAGCCTCGAGGAGTCGACCAAAGCCCTCTTCGCCAAGGCCGGCTGGAAGATTAAGACGAGTTCCCGCTCGTATCGCCCGTCCATCGACGATCCGGAGCTCGACGGCCGTTTTGTGCGCGCTCAGGAGGTGAGCCGTTACGTGGAGTCTGGTTTCTTCGACTGCGGTCTCACCGGTTGGGATTGGGTGCGGGAAAACGAGAGCGACGTGGTGGAGGTCTGCGACCTGATCTACAGCCGCGCTTCGACCCTCAAGTCCCGCTGGGTGCTCTGCGTGCCGGAGGACTCTCCGGTGCAAAAGGCCGAGGACCTCGCCGGCAAGCGGGTCGCCACCGAGCTCATGGGCACGGTGCAGCGTTACTTCGCCGAAAAGGGTGTGGACGCCAAGGTCGAGTTCTCCTGGGGCGCGACCGAGGTGAAGGTGCCTGATCTGGTCGACGCCATCGTCGACATCACCGAGACCGGCTCCTCCCTGCGCGCCAACAAGCTGCGCATCGTCGACACCCTGCTCGAAACCAACACCAAGCTCATCGCCAACAAGGCCAGCTGGGCCAACCCCGAGAAACGCAAGAAGATCGAGACGATCGCCATGCTGCTCCAAGGCGCGCTTGAGGCGGAGAGCAAGGTGGGTCTCAAAATGAATCTCCCCGAGGCCTCGCTCGACGCGGTCGTCAAGGAGCTCCCCGCGCTGCGCAACCCGACCATCTCGCAGCTCAATGCCGCGGGCTGGGTCGCGCTCGAAACCGTCATCGACGAAAAGGTGGCTCGCCAAATCATCCCGCAACTCAAGGCGCTCGGCGCCGAGGGAATCGTCGAGTATCCGCTCAACAAAGTGGTCTATTGA
- a CDS encoding carbon-nitrogen hydrolase: protein MKTVTLGLLQHACTGDPKANLKKTLSLAEKAAKQGAKIICTQELFRSQYFCQSEDHENFLLAESIPGPSTKAFQKIAKKHGVVIVASLFEKRASGLYHNTAVIIDADGSLLGIYRKMHIPDDPLFYEKFYFTPGDTGFRAWDTKYGRIGVLVCWDQWYPEGARLTALQGAEILFYPTAIGWHPSEKAEYGENQHGAWETIQRSHAVANGCYVAAVNRIGLETPIGGDGIEFWGQSFVAGTSGQILQKASVDKEEILLVPIELGKVDVTRTHWPFLRDRRIDAYGDLTKRYIDNT from the coding sequence ATGAAGACCGTCACCCTCGGCCTGTTGCAGCACGCCTGCACCGGCGATCCCAAAGCCAACCTCAAGAAAACCCTCTCGTTGGCCGAGAAAGCCGCGAAGCAGGGCGCGAAGATCATCTGCACGCAGGAGCTCTTCCGCTCGCAATATTTCTGCCAGAGCGAGGACCACGAGAACTTCCTCCTCGCCGAGTCGATTCCCGGTCCGAGCACCAAGGCCTTCCAGAAGATCGCCAAGAAGCACGGTGTGGTGATCGTCGCGTCGCTCTTCGAAAAGCGCGCCTCCGGGCTCTACCACAACACCGCGGTGATCATCGACGCCGACGGTTCGTTGCTGGGCATCTACCGTAAGATGCACATTCCGGATGATCCGCTCTTCTACGAGAAGTTCTACTTCACGCCGGGCGACACGGGCTTCCGGGCCTGGGACACCAAATACGGCCGCATCGGCGTGCTCGTGTGCTGGGACCAATGGTATCCGGAAGGTGCCCGCCTCACGGCGCTGCAGGGCGCCGAGATCCTATTCTACCCGACGGCGATCGGCTGGCATCCGTCTGAGAAGGCGGAGTATGGCGAGAACCAGCACGGCGCCTGGGAAACGATCCAGCGCAGTCATGCGGTGGCCAACGGCTGCTACGTGGCGGCGGTCAATCGCATCGGTCTTGAGACGCCGATCGGCGGTGATGGCATCGAGTTCTGGGGCCAGAGTTTTGTGGCCGGCACCAGCGGCCAGATCCTGCAGAAGGCCTCGGTCGACAAGGAAGAGATCCTGCTCGTTCCGATCGAGTTGGGTAAAGTCGACGTCACCCGGACGCATTGGCCGTTCCTGCGCGACCGTCGCATCGACGCCTACGGCGACCTGACGAAGCGTTACATCGACAACACCTGA